In Nostoc edaphicum CCNP1411, the sequence CCTAAAGGTAGATGCGGAAATATTTGATAAGTAGAGATCACTTTCGTAAGCCAATACTGTTTTAAGACTTCTTCCACACTATCTGCTCTTAATGCATCTATCGAACTGTACATATTGCAAATAATTCTCAATTAGCTGAGAAAAAATAAAAATAACAAAGTCAGGGGTAAATCCTTTACTGCCCCGTACTCCATGCGCGATAAGTTAAGAATCAAAACTAGTGACTAATTATTAGCAGCGTCGCTGGGATTAACCTTAACAAACCTAGTATTTACTTTTTTACCTAATCTAACTTCCTGAACTTAATGTCAGGGTTTGATAATAGGTATCTGCTTTGACTGTAACTGAAGTCAATTAGAAATGCAAGTATTTAGGAATCTTTATGGCTTCTTTACAGTTTGTTGCTTCCAGGAGGTTGGTGAAATCAAGCTTAACTGGCATTTGATAGTGGAGATAGCTGATTAGAACAAGTATTTATACTTTCAATATAATAGATAAATTTTTGCAATTGTGACAAATTGTTGCTAGTCAGGGCGTATAGTTGTGTGCCTCTACTAATCGAAATAACTGTGGTTATAGCGATCGCATATTTTTAATTTCATGCAGAATTGAATCATTTTTTACCAAAGCACTCCCATTTTGTTGAGGACAAAGCCTCAATCGACTTTCTTGAGCTTGGATTTTACCAAATCAGCGATCGCAAAATGGTAAAACACTTTTATATAAATACTATGAAAGTCAAAATATATTGAATCATTCCAACGGAAATTGTGAATACTTTGATAAAGTAAAACAGATGTGGAGGTAAGATTATGACCCAAGCCTTGCCCAAATTACTCACCTTCAATGAATTTAGCGAATGGTATCCCAACGATGGTAAACGCTATGAATTGCACAAGGGAGTAATTGTTGAAATGCCACCCCCAACCGGAGCGTATGAAAAAGTTGTAGGATTTATAGGGCGTAAGCTAACTGTCGAGTTTGATCGCTTGAACCTTCCCTACACCATACCCAAAACCGCATTAGTCAAAACTCCTACTGCCGAATCAGCTTATTCGCCTGATGTGTTGCTGCTAAATCTTGATAATCTCGACAATGAACCGCTTTTTCAAAAACAGTCAACAGTAAGCCAAGCAGCATCGGTTCCAATAGTTATTGAAGTTGTTTCAACTAACTGGCGAGATGATTACTACAATAAATTTAGGGATTATGAGGAAATGGGCATTCCTGAATATTGGATTGCTGATTATGCTGCATTGGGTGCAAGAAAGTTTATTGGCAATCCCAAACAACCCACTATTTTTGTCTGCGAATTAGTTGATGGTGAATATCAAATGACACCGTTTCAAGGTAACACCGCAATTTCATCACCTACTTTTCCCCAATTAAATTTAACCGCACAACAGATTTTTGATGCGGCTAACTAAACCACATCTTGCCATCATTTATAAGAAGAACTCAGAACTCAGGAGTCAGAATTCAGTATAAATTCTGTACGAATGGGTGAGTAAGTTAATAATATTTGTCAGTCTAATTGCAAACTGCTTGCACCGGGAATGTTAGCAAAATTACCAACATTTTCTGCACTTTCTTCTTGGCGATTAAAAGCATTATTAATGGGGTCATCCTCAGTCTGACCGCTAATTTCTTCCGGTTCAAGGGGAGCGGCTTCCTTATCCTCATCAAGATTGATAGAACGAGGAGGTTCTTTTGCATGAGACAAATCAATAAGTGGTTTTGGTTGTTCGGGAGTCATTATTTGCTAAATCCTGTACTTTTCTTTATGGTTAAATTTATTTTGCTTTCAAACATCTTTCTTGAGAATGAAACTACGTATAGTAATGATGTATAAAGGGCATAAAAAAGTATGACATTAATTTTAGCTCTCGATTTTGGCGGAACTAAGCTGGCGGCAGCATTGGTAAATGTTGGTTCGAGAAAGTGGTTACGTTATGAACGTTGTCTATCGCCAGTCGATGCAGATGCTAACACTGACTTAGAAATTATGCGATCGCTAATTTACTCTCTGCTACAAGATGCAAAACCTGCTGCGATCGGTGTCAGCTTTGGTGGCCCAGTGGATGCTTCCACAGGGACAGTGCGACTATCTCATCATGTCCCTGGATGGGAAAACATTCCTCTCAAAAGGTTGCTAGAGGAGGAGTTTGGTGTTCCTGTTGGTGTAGATAATGATGCTAACGTTGCTGCTTTGGGTGAACACCGTTTTGGTGCGGGACAGGGATACGATAGCCTGTTTTACGTTACTGTCAGCACTGGCGTGGGTGGTGGTTGGATACTCAATGGCCAGCCTTGGCGGGGTGCTGGTGGAATGGCTGGCGAAATTGGACACGTGGTTGTAGATCCGGCTGGGCCAGTTTGTTTGTGTGGTAAGCGGGGATGTGTGGAACGTTTGGCTTCAGGGCCTTATATGGCGCAAAATGTTAGGGAAATTTTGCAAACTAAACCGCAGAGGCGTGAAGGAATCAGAAGTGGAGAGGTTTTGAGGCGTTTGGTGGGGGATGATTTAACGTTGCTGACGGGACAGTTGGTAGCTGAAGCGGCGGCGGCTGGTGATGATTTGGCAAAGGAAGTTTTGCACAAAGCTGCTTGGGCGCTGGGTGTGGGTATTGGCAATGTAGCGAACTTGATGAATCCGCAGCGCTTTGTGTTGGGAGGCGGTGTGACGAAGGCGGGGGAGTATTTTTGGCAAGTGGTGCGTCAAGTGGCGCGGGAGACGGCTTTACCGGAAGTTGATTTTGAAGTTGTGCCCGCAGTGCTGGGGGATGATGCCCCATTGTGGGGTGGTGTGGCTTTAGCAGAAATGGGGATGGCTTGAAAGGTAAAAAGGCGATCGCTTTTCTGTAGAGATTTTATGTGGACGATTGCATTATTTAACCTAAACAAATCAGGCAAACCAGTTAGCAGTAACATACCCCTCTTCTGTCACTCTCCGAAAACATTTGCCTTTTCTAAAATCTAGAGCTTTTGTATAACAAGCGATTGCGCGATTATTTTCTAATAACAAATACAAGTCCTATTTTTTTCTAATAGTATAGCTTGTATTGATTGCCTCATGAGGCTTCTAGCGATCACTTTCCCGGAAAGTGACAGAAGAGGGATACAGCAGAGGTACAGAACCAAGGATTCACAAATCAAATTATTCTTACTTCCTCCTGCCTCAAAACCAGTGACTTTGTACCTCATGCAAAAGAAAACTGCTGTATATAATAGCAAGCAATAAAAAGTAGCGAATTACCTTCTCGGTTTTCGCCTGTAATGCCCATTTAAATTCACCAGCTTACCATTTCTCTCATAAGGCCCGATATATACATAATCACTTGTATTAGAAATTGTCTTATACTCTTTTGGCGTAATTCTTTCTTTTGTTGCCCTTCTTAGAGGCTTTGGTGGTTTTTTTTGCAGAGGTGGGTATAGTGGAATTCGTTGTACCGATTTTTGAGATGGCGGTTGAGATGAGTTTCTCAGAGGAGGTTGTGCTTCCCTTTTCGGTGGTGTGTATGGGGGAGTTGCTTGTGCTGGTTTTGGAGACTGTGGTTGAGATGAGCTTTGAGATGGTGTCTTTGTTTGTTGATTAACCCGTTGTTTGAATTTAGCGGCAGAAGTAGCTCTGATGTTGCTGACTTTATATCTTAGTTGATCAAAACCAGGAAACTGATTTGTAATCTCAGGGTTTCTGTGAGCGAATTTCCCAAGTAAATCTTGAGCCAAAGCTGAGGTTGCAATTACCTTTTGAAGTTTGTATGTATCCTCAATAGCATTTAAATCTGCTAGTTTTTCACAGGAAAATTCATAAAATAGACCGAAGCTACCGGCTAATCCTCCAAACACCACCATAGCCCAGTACAATTGAGCGAGTTGTCCCAAAGTTATATAACCGACCATACACAAAATGGCTAGTGTCCAACTCCAGTCAACTATTTCTTTAATCCGCTGAAAATGCTGGCGCAGTGATAACATTTAAGAATACTGAAAAAGTTAACTATTAGGCGTAGACTTCTTTTGAGGTACTGAGCATTTCAAGAAAATAGGTTTAGGTCTATCTGGGTTACTTTTCAAATTTAAGTCTTGCTTATAAGGCTCACAAGAATTTTTATATATGCGAACTTTAACGTAATCTGTAGTTGGTATTTGAACTCGGAAAGCGCCTAAATTATCAGTTGTATCTGTATCAGACCCACCTTCAGACTCCATTATTACTTTTGCGCCAACTATAGGAACTTGAGTCGCTTCATCAAAAACGCTAACTTTTACACTACTTGAGTTTAGTACTGTAGAAGGTTTATTTTCAGCGCTTTCTTTATCTGAGGTATTCAGCCCTGGAACGTGAGTTGCAGCCCCATAGCCTATAGTCAACAAGAGAAATCCAGTCAGGGCGTACCAAATAGGTTTCGGTATATTACTCAAATCCATATAGTTGGCAGATGCGGATGTGTATTGATTAGCAAAGTTAAATTCTAAACATACTTATACTACCGCACGGTAAGAATAGTTTATGGAGTCTTCACGAAACAAGCTCGCTTGTGAAAAACTGGTTAAGAATGTGACGAAATTTAAAAATCACTAATCGTTTCATTATTACTGTTGAATATCTTGGCGAAATTCCCTAATCGCTTCTAAGGGAGACGATAACAACAGACAACGATTGAGCAGAGATAAATCTAATTCTGCTAGCAACTCACTATTAACAACTTTCTCATATTCTTGTTCTCGTAAGCAGTAGACTTCAATTGTGCCATCTTCCCAAAACCAAACTTCCGGGACTCCCATTAATTTGTACTTCTGTAATTTTATGGGACTACCGCTAGTAATCACTACTTCAATACAGAGGTCTGGTATAGGTTTGTCGGTTCCAAAGCAATAAGATAAGTCAGCTTGATATTCTAATATCTTAGGAATAACCTGACTAAAACTCCCACTGGGGAAAAACTCAATACCCTGTTCCACGAAATACTGCCCCAAGAGCAAACCAATTAAACACTTAATCGCCTCATGAGGCTTACCAATACTCACAATTTCTAAAATTCCCTCACAATAAAACAACCGCACCCCTGGCACATTTTCAAAGCTAGCTTGAATTGCTTTAAACTGTTCCCAACTTAACCCATGTCGAAAAAAGCGTTGTTCTTCTGGTAAGTTAACAGCATTTTCTAACGTTTGAGTCATAATATTTGTACTCTCTCAGTTAGTAGTTACCAAATTTATCTAATTCCCATTTTAAGTCAAAACCAAATTATCTCGATGAATCACGGTTTCCACACCTGCATAACCTAAAATAGTGGAAATTTCTCGTGAATGACACCCACGAATCTTTTGCAGTTCATTGCTGTTGTAATTCACAAGTCCTCTGGCAATTTCGTTACCGTTGCTGTCACATAATTGCACCGCATCTTGTGTGTCAAATTCTCCTTCTACGGCTTTAATTCCAGCAGCTAATAACGATTTTCCCCCTAGAGAAATTGCCGCGATCGCACCTTCATCTAAATACAATTTTCCCGCAGGTACTAGACCGTAAGCTATCCAACGTTTACGCGCCGAAGTTGGTTCTGGTTGTGGTTCAAAATGCGTCCCAATCAGTTCACCTTGGATAATTTTTTCGATATTCCGAGGAAATCGCCCTTGGGTAATTACAGTCCGCACCCCAGCCGCAATGGCAATTCTCGTAGCCGAAATTTTTGTCGCCATCCCGCCAGTACCCCACTGAGAACCTTGGGAACCTGTTTGTATCTGTAATTGAGCTAATTCCTTAATGCTACTAACTAGAGCAATTGGCCGCGCATCTGGCACAGAACGCGGATCGGCTGAGTACAACCTATCGACATCGGTGAGCAAAAATAGCCAATCTGCTTCTACTAAACTGGCAACCAATGCCGAAAGAGTATCATTATCACCAAACTTTAGTTCGTCTATTGCCACGGTATCATTTTCGTTGACTATAGGAATCACTCCCAGTCCCAGTAGTTCCTGGAAGGTGTTGTAGGCGTTGAGATAGCGGCTGCGCTGTACCAAATCACTGCGTGTCAATAATACTTGAGCGATCGCCTGTTGGAGGGTAGTAAATAAATCATCATATATACGGATTAACCTACCTTGTCCAACTGCTGCTACAGCCTGTTTGAGTGCGATCGCTTTGGGACGTTCAGTTAAACCCAACCGCGCACAACCCACGCCCACCGCACCAGAAGAAACCAAAATCACCCGATGTCCTTGGCGTCTTAAATTACAAAGTGTCTCCGCCAAGGTAGCGATGGTAGAAAGTGCTAATTGTCCCGTTTCTGGTTGAGTTAGGCTAGATGTGCCGATTTTGACAACAATTGTTTTAGTCATTGGTCACTAGTCATTGGTC encodes:
- a CDS encoding Uma2 family endonuclease, translating into MTQALPKLLTFNEFSEWYPNDGKRYELHKGVIVEMPPPTGAYEKVVGFIGRKLTVEFDRLNLPYTIPKTALVKTPTAESAYSPDVLLLNLDNLDNEPLFQKQSTVSQAASVPIVIEVVSTNWRDDYYNKFRDYEEMGIPEYWIADYAALGARKFIGNPKQPTIFVCELVDGEYQMTPFQGNTAISSPTFPQLNLTAQQIFDAAN
- a CDS encoding ROK family protein; translation: MTLILALDFGGTKLAAALVNVGSRKWLRYERCLSPVDADANTDLEIMRSLIYSLLQDAKPAAIGVSFGGPVDASTGTVRLSHHVPGWENIPLKRLLEEEFGVPVGVDNDANVAALGEHRFGAGQGYDSLFYVTVSTGVGGGWILNGQPWRGAGGMAGEIGHVVVDPAGPVCLCGKRGCVERLASGPYMAQNVREILQTKPQRREGIRSGEVLRRLVGDDLTLLTGQLVAEAAAAGDDLAKEVLHKAAWALGVGIGNVANLMNPQRFVLGGGVTKAGEYFWQVVRQVARETALPEVDFEVVPAVLGDDAPLWGGVALAEMGMA
- a CDS encoding Uma2 family endonuclease, encoding MTQTLENAVNLPEEQRFFRHGLSWEQFKAIQASFENVPGVRLFYCEGILEIVSIGKPHEAIKCLIGLLLGQYFVEQGIEFFPSGSFSQVIPKILEYQADLSYCFGTDKPIPDLCIEVVITSGSPIKLQKYKLMGVPEVWFWEDGTIEVYCLREQEYEKVVNSELLAELDLSLLNRCLLLSSPLEAIREFRQDIQQ
- the proB gene encoding glutamate 5-kinase, translated to MTKTIVVKIGTSSLTQPETGQLALSTIATLAETLCNLRRQGHRVILVSSGAVGVGCARLGLTERPKAIALKQAVAAVGQGRLIRIYDDLFTTLQQAIAQVLLTRSDLVQRSRYLNAYNTFQELLGLGVIPIVNENDTVAIDELKFGDNDTLSALVASLVEADWLFLLTDVDRLYSADPRSVPDARPIALVSSIKELAQLQIQTGSQGSQWGTGGMATKISATRIAIAAGVRTVITQGRFPRNIEKIIQGELIGTHFEPQPEPTSARKRWIAYGLVPAGKLYLDEGAIAAISLGGKSLLAAGIKAVEGEFDTQDAVQLCDSNGNEIARGLVNYNSNELQKIRGCHSREISTILGYAGVETVIHRDNLVLT